One Sporosarcina sp. FSL W8-0480 genomic window, ATTGAAAATTTACGTAAACTTGTTGGACACCGACCATTAATTTTTGTTGGATCTGTGGTGATTGTCGTTGATGAAGAGGGAAAAATCTTGTTGCAGCAAAGGAAGTTTCCAGCGGGGGCATGGGGAATCCCTGGCGGATTAATGGAGTTAGGGGAGTCAACAGAAGATGTGGCAAGACGAGAACTTTTTGAAGAAACGAGTCTACATGTGGATGAACTGACATTGATCAATGTTTACTCAGGTCCCGAACATTTTATTCGAGCTGCAAATGGGGATGAGTTTTATGTCGTAACAACCGCCTATTATGCGGAAAATGCAATAGGGGATTTAGTTGTCGATCAGGCTGAATCCATTACATTTAAATACTTTTCACCCCATGAGTTGCCGGAGAATATTGTTAAAAGTCATAAAAATATATTGGATGAATTCCTATTGAAGCATTACAAGTTTTTGAGTGCGGTTAAATAGTTTTTAGGAAATGGGGATACATTGATGAAGAAGTGGACGAAGGAAATTGAAATTGAGACGCCAATCGAACAAGTTTGGAAGCTCCTAAATGGGTCATTAGAGGACATGCAAAAGATAATGCCACAAGTGGTTTCTAATGAACCTGTCACTATTACTGAGGGAATGGTTGGAAGTATCTATTTGCAAAAGTACAAAGAAGGCAAGCGGGTCATGGAGTATGAGGTCGAAACACTCGACTATTTTGATTCCCCGAATGAAAAAAAGCTTAAAGTCGGTTTTACTCTTGGTGGGATGTTTGAAATAACAGCTGGTTATGACCTAATTAAGATTGATGATGAAAAAACTAAATTCATCTATACTACAACAAACAGACCACTGAAATGGTTTGTGAAAATCTTTTTGTTATTTTCGAATGATAAAATAGTAGTCGATTTTGTGCAGCGAGTTAAAAAGGTTGCAGAAAATGAGGGGGCGTAAATCATGAATCAAGCTGCAAAGGATTATTGGGAACAATTTTGGGGAGAGAAAGAACGTCCGGAAAATGTAAGTGCCTGGATGTTTGGGGAAGCGGTGGATGAGTTGGCGCAAGCGGTTATAGAAGGAAGGAAGACGGCGACTTGTTCTGCGCATGTATTATATGAACTGGAGAATGAACCGGTTCCAGTAATTGACGAGTATAGCATTATCCTAAATAGTTTAAACGAGCCAGTCGCAATCATTAAAACTGTAGATGTATCAATAATTCCGATGAATGAAGTGACAGAGGAGTTTGCCTTGGCGGAAGGTGATGGGTCTTATCGGAATTGGAAAGAGATTCATGAACGCTATTTCAAACGGGAATTAGAAAAGGTTGGTTTGGAGTTCACCGAAGACTTGCTACTTGTTTGTGAGCGATTTGAGTTGGTTGATGTGAAACAACAAGCAGAGCGAATGAATCCAACATTATTAAGGGTCGGAACTACGTATATTCCTGTATCAAATGTTGACCTATCTGCTGAATGGTACGTAGGAAAGTTGGATGCGGAATTAAGTTATAAGGACGATGACAAAGCAATATTGAATTTAGCAGATCAAAGTTTCTTTTTAGTAAAGGCGAAAGAAAACGAAACATCCAACTTTTTGGATGTCTATGGGAAAGAGCGTTTTTCTCTTACATTTGAAGTCGATGGGGAAAAGGCTTTAAAAATGTTGCATGAGGTTTTAATCGAACGCGAAGTGAAGGTTGGCGAGATTGAAAAGCGTGGACACGCAGGAGTCAATTTCGTATTTTCGGACGTAGACGGAAATAAATTTGATGTGTGGAGCGAATTAAGTCCTTCATTTAAAAAAGATTGATAGTAGGGGAAATGAATGGGCCCTTGTAAGGAAGAATGGACCCTAACGAGGAAATAATGGGCCCTTGTCGAAAAGAATGGACCCTAACGAGAAAAGAATGGGCCTTTGTCAGGAAGAATCGCCCCTTGTAGAAAAACTTGACATGACACTTATCGGTGTCGTATTATCCTATTATTAGGATGCTATTTCAATAAAAATTATTAATGCGCTTTCCCGTAACAAGGAAAGCGTCATTTTTATTGCAAAAATTGATTAAAGTAATGAAATCTAAAGATACTAATATTAGAGAATGGGGGGCCACGATGAAGATAAATCAATTAATCGCAAACAATATTAAACGCCTAAATGCAAATCTTCCTGAAGATAAATCATTAGGCATTGCTGGATTATCCGGGTCTGGAAAAACAACTTTCTGCCAAACAATTGGTGAAGAGTCGAAGAAGCGACTCGTTTCATTATTACCGAAGGCGGAATACCAATACCTATTCCCGAATATTATGGAAACAAATTTCAGTGCCATTAAAATGGAAGAGATGCCATTAGTGCTTTTCTTAGGAAGATCATCGATTTCTTCTAATCCACGGTCGACAATTGGCACACATACTGGCGTTTTTACAGAAATTCGTACAAGGCTTGCCAATATATTCAATCTTTCTCCAGAAGTATTTTCATTTAATAATGAGTTAGGCTGGTGTCCGAAATGTAAAGGACGCGGGAGTAATAGTAACGTTGAATGTAAGGCGTGTGAAGGTAAACGCTATAATCAAGATGTAATGCAATATACGATTGAATTACTTGATAAACCGCATACGATTTCCGATATTAATAATTTGAGCGTTGAAACGATTCTCTCAGTTGCTAAAGAATTACATATTAGTGAAGCGAAACAACTGATCCTCAAAAATATTATCAATATGAATATCGGTTACTTAACAGTAAACCGCATAATGGGTACATTATCTGGCGGAGAACTGACTCGCCTTTACCTGGCGGAGTTCATGGCGGCAAGTGAAAACACCGTAATTATTATTGATGAAATTTCAGTCGGTCTCGATCGCCAAACATTACTGAAAATCTTAGAGCAGATAAAGCAATTGGGCTATAAAAATCAAATTTTACTCATCGACCATTCGGACACGGTGCTTGATATTACGGATGAGCAAGTTTTCTTCGGACCGGGCAGTGGTAAATACGGCGGGAAAATTGTAGAAGAATCACCGCGCCCACAACCTGTTTTTCAGGAACTGAATGTAGAAAAGCCAACAGAGACCTATATGTTTAAGGATCTTTACTGCCGTAATATCCAAATGGCTGAATTTGAGATTCCGAAAAACAGACTTGTAACCGTTACGGGTGAGTCTGGTTGCGGTAAATCTACACTTATAAACGAATGTGTCGCCAAAGATTTTGTGAAGAGATATCCGCAAGATAAATTGGTCACAGTTGGCCAGGACAGAAACCAATCAATTACGAGCCGATCGACAGTTGCAACGTTTCTTGATATTAAACAGAAGCTTAATAAATACAGCGATGAGATTGATGATATTTTTGAACGCTCGATTGAAGATATTATCGATGAACTGCCGAATGAAGACATTGCTCATAAACGCTTGAGCTTATTGATCAAACTTGGACTCGGTTACCTAACGTTGGAAAGAAAGACACAAACATTATCGACCGGTGAGTTTCAATGTGTGCATTTAGTTTCGGAGCTATTTACTAATTCAAGAAAACCCCATACTCTTTTTATTTTTGACGAGCCATCAAAAGGTTTATCCCAAAATATTTTAAATCAATTCATAGATAGTATCAGGCTAATTCTTGAAGACGAAACTGTTTCAATTATTATGATTGAACATAATGAATACATGATGGAAAGCTCCGATTTCATCGTTGATTTTGGGAAGAGAATGAGTGATCCTGTTACACATTTAGAAGTCGTTAGTCATAATGATTATTATAAGGATAAAAATAGAGAAGATGTTGAGGTACCGGCGCATATTTCCTCTACACTGAAACAGCAAAATGGCATTTCCTATTTAAAAGAAAATCATATCGACTACTTTAAAAACGCAGAAAACATCTATAAAGGCGGTATTTTAAAAAGCTTGTCATCGATGGCCCGTTTGATTTACGGTGAATACGAATCTGACACCATCGCGCCAGTCATTGCCATTGACCTTGAAAGACATTTGTATAGCCAATTTAGCTTTCTGTATGAAATCGGTGGGATTATCAACCATATCGTGGCGGCGCATCCTACAAACAAAGATACGAAAAGCTTTGATTTCTATAATAAAGACAATCATTGCCCATCATGCTCCGGCCGTCTTGAGATTGAAATCTTTGATAAAGAGCTTGTCATTCAAAACAAAGATGTTCCGTTCTGGAATGGATTGCTTCACCCTGACGTGATGGAAGTATTGAAGTATTATAAACACGAAAAGCTGAAATTTCTATTTGAAGAAATTAAGAATGAATTAGGACATGACCTTTCAAAAAGCTATAACGAGATGACCGATGAAGAGAAGCATACGTTTTGGTATGGATATTTTGAGAAGTCATTTTATGATAAGGAAGGCAAGGCGCGAAGAACATGGGTAGGATTTAATACGATTTTAGGCATGTATATGGTCGTTTCAAAATCAGAAATCAAAGAGCAAATGAAAGTTTCTAAAGAAAAGATTACATGTCCAATATGTGAAGGTACAGTGTTGAACCACCAAAAGCCGCTAAAATTCGGAAACACGGATATTCGTGAATTGATTAATCTGTCGGTTGATGAAGTATTGGAAATCGTAGGTGATTTGCCTGTTCTTGTTAAACTAAAATCGGTTGTCAGAGGCGAGACGATTTTGACCGATGATGTTTCATTGCAACCTCGGGAGGTACAAGTCGCATTGAAAATGTTTGAATTGGAGCAGGCAAGCTTCACTGGTTATGAAATAGTCTTACAAAATGCTTTGCCTTTTTGGGATAACATTAAAGGCAATATCGAATCGATCAACAGCAATAATCAAGTGACAATCTGTGATTTTCAAAATGTGAATGAAACAAGAGAAACGATTATCGATAAGTATTTCACAAACGGAAAATACAAAAAGCTGACTTATGTTTATGAAGCATTTGGTTATAAAAAAATAGTCACACATATTAACAAAATTAGAAAAGCCCATCCTTGTCCGTTCTGTAAAGGTAAAAAAGTGATTTCAGAGGATAATTTACATGACGGCGTGCACAAATTAACGATTCCATGTGTAAGCTGCCATGCTACAGGCATCAATGAGGAAGGTTTGAAGGAACTGGTCGAGGGGATAGACGTACAAACTTGGCTCAATGGCAAAGTAAGTGACGTTGTGGATGAAAGTTCAAAAGCCGTAACAGACATTCCGATTTTCAATCGTATTCGTGAGTTGAATAAAAAGGATATGATGGCTGTATATGAAAGTCTGGAACAAAGTAATTAATTTGATTATAAAGACGCATAAATTGGTTTATGTGCGCATAAATCTTGTTAGTTGCGCATAAATCGTACAAGATACGCATAACTATTTTTTATGCGTCTTTCCAGGATTTTATGCTTCTTTAAAGACTTTTATGCGTTTTTATATGATTTCATTAAAATCTGATGCCCCTACACGTGAATTTTAAGTGTAGGGGCATACTATTTACGGCCATCTAAATTGTTTCTTCTTTTTATTCTTATTGTCTCCGCGAAGCTCTGCAAATTCCTTTGCTATTTCCTCTCTCATATCTTTAGGATTGATCTTCTGGTTTTTTGGAGTTTGCGGCAAAGAGTTTTTATTGTTTCCGGTCTTGTTGTTATGATTATCTCTTCCCATGAATTTTCGCTCCTTTCGTCATCGTCGTTCATAATATGGCGTTATTCAATCGTTTTATGCCAGATGAGGTACATTTTATAGGCATATGAATATGATGAAATGGAATGACAAAAATGTTTGGAGGTCATAATTGATGGTTAATAATTGGGAAGGGCATTGGCAGAATCCGCGATATCGGAGAATTTCAATGACACAGGCAACTGAAATTGCTTTACAACGTGTCCCAGGTGAGGTCATAAAAGCAGAATTGGAATACGATGATGGAATTTTGCTTTATGAAATTGAAATTCGTAACGCTCAAGGTGTTAAATACGAAGTGAAAGTGGACGCTGTAACTGGGGAAGTAATTAGAGTGAAACTTGATTAACGACTGACATGCCGAAACTCCTCGTTTTAGTTTTGAACCACAGGGGTATGCTAAAAGTGAGCATACTTTAAGGAGGTTCGGGATAGATGACATTAAGTAAAGAACTGCAAAAATTGAAGGAATACAAATGTGATTCCCGCTGTGTGTTAAGTGTTTACTTAAATACCAACCCTGCTGACCCGGAACAACAGAATGGTGCTTGGCGAATCCATTTGAAAACAGGATTGAAGCGCCTCCATGAGTATTTAGAAGCATCTAACGATGAAAAAGAACTGAAAGCGTACAAGAAATTAAGGGATAAAGTCATGAAGGAAATTGAAACCAATCAAAACGACTTTAATAAAGGGGTAGTCATTTTTGCAGCGGAAGATCCCGAATTATGGTCTGTTCATTACGTCCAAGTGCAAGTAAAGAACAGTTTTCACTGGGAGGATCACCCAGTTTTGGAGGAAATGGAGTATATGCTAAAGGCTTATCCTGAGGCAGGCATTGTTTTGCCAAGTTTTGGGGAAGTTCGTATTTTGGATACTGCAATGGGGTTCATTACCGGTGAGAGGTCCTATGCATTTGACTCGGGTCTTGATGTTTGGAAAGAAAACGACAGTGTGAAATCGTCACTTCAAACAGGGACCGGCGAAGGGAATAGCGATGGACTTGATCAGCGTCTCAAAGAAAATCTGCAGCGATTTTATAAAGAAATGGGCGTCATTGTCGAAAGGATTAGGAAAGAACGTGACTGGAAAGAATTATATGTAGTTGGTGAGGCGGAGCATGCCAACTCATTTGCCAAAACACTTCGAACTAAACCGAATAATAGTATTTATAAAAACTTGATTAACGTTCAGGCGGACAAAGTGCTCCACCAGGTTTTTGAAAAATAGCAAGTACAAATCGTGTAGAGAAGGGATTTTCATATCCCTTCTTATTTTTTTGGTATTTTTGGACATCACATTACCTGCCACTTCCGTACGTATCAAGAGATGCCGACATATCATAAAGGAAACGATAGATGGGAGGTTGAATGATGGGATTGTTCTTTAACAGAAAAAATGATTTGAAAATTTATGAAGGCAATACTATAGATAATCGTAATCAGGAAAACTTTCGTACTGATACGATATCAACGGCATTGGAAGAACAACAGAAAGCCTTTGACAAAATGAATGAGAAATATAGTGTATTGGAGAAACAACTTCGAAATCAGAAAAGGATTCAATCCGAACGATGGAAGACGACCGACTATCGATTCGATGAAATCTTAAAAAATCAATCAGATCACCACCATTTCGAGCTTGAAGCGATGGAAACGTTGGAACGTCTGGATAAACAAAATAAAGAGATGCAAAATGCTTTGGAGAAAAAGCGGAAAAAGAATGAAGAACTTGTC contains:
- a CDS encoding ATP-binding cassette domain-containing protein, with the protein product MKINQLIANNIKRLNANLPEDKSLGIAGLSGSGKTTFCQTIGEESKKRLVSLLPKAEYQYLFPNIMETNFSAIKMEEMPLVLFLGRSSISSNPRSTIGTHTGVFTEIRTRLANIFNLSPEVFSFNNELGWCPKCKGRGSNSNVECKACEGKRYNQDVMQYTIELLDKPHTISDINNLSVETILSVAKELHISEAKQLILKNIINMNIGYLTVNRIMGTLSGGELTRLYLAEFMAASENTVIIIDEISVGLDRQTLLKILEQIKQLGYKNQILLIDHSDTVLDITDEQVFFGPGSGKYGGKIVEESPRPQPVFQELNVEKPTETYMFKDLYCRNIQMAEFEIPKNRLVTVTGESGCGKSTLINECVAKDFVKRYPQDKLVTVGQDRNQSITSRSTVATFLDIKQKLNKYSDEIDDIFERSIEDIIDELPNEDIAHKRLSLLIKLGLGYLTLERKTQTLSTGEFQCVHLVSELFTNSRKPHTLFIFDEPSKGLSQNILNQFIDSIRLILEDETVSIIMIEHNEYMMESSDFIVDFGKRMSDPVTHLEVVSHNDYYKDKNREDVEVPAHISSTLKQQNGISYLKENHIDYFKNAENIYKGGILKSLSSMARLIYGEYESDTIAPVIAIDLERHLYSQFSFLYEIGGIINHIVAAHPTNKDTKSFDFYNKDNHCPSCSGRLEIEIFDKELVIQNKDVPFWNGLLHPDVMEVLKYYKHEKLKFLFEEIKNELGHDLSKSYNEMTDEEKHTFWYGYFEKSFYDKEGKARRTWVGFNTILGMYMVVSKSEIKEQMKVSKEKITCPICEGTVLNHQKPLKFGNTDIRELINLSVDEVLEIVGDLPVLVKLKSVVRGETILTDDVSLQPREVQVALKMFELEQASFTGYEIVLQNALPFWDNIKGNIESINSNNQVTICDFQNVNETRETIIDKYFTNGKYKKLTYVYEAFGYKKIVTHINKIRKAHPCPFCKGKKVISEDNLHDGVHKLTIPCVSCHATGINEEGLKELVEGIDVQTWLNGKVSDVVDESSKAVTDIPIFNRIRELNKKDMMAVYESLEQSN
- a CDS encoding PepSY domain-containing protein produces the protein MVNNWEGHWQNPRYRRISMTQATEIALQRVPGEVIKAELEYDDGILLYEIEIRNAQGVKYEVKVDAVTGEVIRVKLD
- a CDS encoding YfhD family protein is translated as MGRDNHNNKTGNNKNSLPQTPKNQKINPKDMREEIAKEFAELRGDNKNKKKKQFRWP
- a CDS encoding VLRF1 family aeRF1-type release factor, giving the protein MTLSKELQKLKEYKCDSRCVLSVYLNTNPADPEQQNGAWRIHLKTGLKRLHEYLEASNDEKELKAYKKLRDKVMKEIETNQNDFNKGVVIFAAEDPELWSVHYVQVQVKNSFHWEDHPVLEEMEYMLKAYPEAGIVLPSFGEVRILDTAMGFITGERSYAFDSGLDVWKENDSVKSSLQTGTGEGNSDGLDQRLKENLQRFYKEMGVIVERIRKERDWKELYVVGEAEHANSFAKTLRTKPNNSIYKNLINVQADKVLHQVFEK
- a CDS encoding NUDIX hydrolase, with amino-acid sequence MGYIENLRKLVGHRPLIFVGSVVIVVDEEGKILLQQRKFPAGAWGIPGGLMELGESTEDVARRELFEETSLHVDELTLINVYSGPEHFIRAANGDEFYVVTTAYYAENAIGDLVVDQAESITFKYFSPHELPENIVKSHKNILDEFLLKHYKFLSAVK
- a CDS encoding SRPBCC family protein, encoding MKKWTKEIEIETPIEQVWKLLNGSLEDMQKIMPQVVSNEPVTITEGMVGSIYLQKYKEGKRVMEYEVETLDYFDSPNEKKLKVGFTLGGMFEITAGYDLIKIDDEKTKFIYTTTNRPLKWFVKIFLLFSNDKIVVDFVQRVKKVAENEGA
- a CDS encoding VOC family protein; this translates as MNPTLLRVGTTYIPVSNVDLSAEWYVGKLDAELSYKDDDKAILNLADQSFFLVKAKENETSNFLDVYGKERFSLTFEVDGEKALKMLHEVLIEREVKVGEIEKRGHAGVNFVFSDVDGNKFDVWSELSPSFKKD